A part of Balneola sp. genomic DNA contains:
- a CDS encoding TraR/DksA family transcriptional regulator: MNTSDKKKISAIIKVQIQALNKEIAELKEFTKPIPLDASIGRVSRMDAINNKAINDAALRDKEKLLKRLERTQDRIDEKDFGRCLKCGKEIPFGRLEYMPHATRCVSCAG; this comes from the coding sequence ATGAATACTTCTGATAAGAAAAAAATTAGTGCCATCATTAAAGTTCAAATCCAGGCTTTGAATAAAGAAATAGCTGAGCTAAAGGAGTTTACCAAACCGATTCCCTTGGACGCCTCGATAGGAAGAGTATCGAGAATGGACGCCATCAATAACAAAGCCATTAACGATGCTGCTTTAAGGGATAAGGAAAAGCTGCTAAAACGACTAGAACGAACCCAGGATAGAATTGATGAAAAAGACTTTGGACGTTGCCTAAAATGCGGAAAGGAAATTCCCTTTGGGCGATTGGAATACATGCCTCATGCAACAAGATGTGTTTCTTGCGCCGGTTGA
- a CDS encoding MFS transporter has protein sequence MWQVQANPKHILPVIVFAQFAGTSLWFAGNAVVDDLIAELNLLEMFVGFITMAVQSGFIIGTLVFAFINLADRFSPVKVFLFCSLAGALANLTAIWSTNFTEIMFARLATGFFLAGIYPVGMKIASDWHKEGLGKALGYLVGALVLGTAFPHLLKYSGSSFSWHSVIIGTSILASFGGILLFLTVKDGPNRQKNSNSKIEVRAILELFKIPNFRSAAFGYFGHMWELYTFWAFVPIMLAYYLATNELESISISLWAFIIIGIGGVGCAIGGHLSLGNRSKQVAIVSLVISGLCCLVLPFLFSAPIVVFLLVMLIWGIFVIPDSPQFSTLVAQSSPSEYVATGLTIVNSLGFALTIVSIQLVNLIWSANSNPMVFLIMLVGPVLGLLAISRYKQEVNEYF, from the coding sequence ATTTGGCAGGTGCAGGCTAACCCCAAACATATATTACCGGTCATAGTATTTGCCCAATTTGCAGGAACTTCTCTTTGGTTTGCAGGAAATGCCGTTGTTGACGACCTGATTGCAGAACTCAATTTGCTGGAGATGTTTGTAGGCTTCATCACCATGGCTGTACAATCTGGCTTTATTATTGGCACCCTGGTTTTTGCTTTCATTAACCTGGCTGATCGCTTTTCTCCGGTTAAGGTTTTCCTTTTTTGTAGCCTGGCCGGAGCTTTAGCTAACCTGACCGCCATTTGGAGTACTAATTTTACCGAGATCATGTTTGCCCGATTAGCGACTGGTTTTTTCCTTGCTGGGATTTATCCGGTGGGAATGAAAATAGCCTCCGACTGGCACAAAGAAGGATTGGGAAAAGCCCTGGGCTATTTAGTGGGGGCACTTGTTTTGGGAACAGCTTTTCCTCACTTACTTAAGTATTCCGGCAGCTCTTTTTCCTGGCATTCGGTGATTATTGGAACATCCATCCTGGCTTCGTTTGGAGGAATTCTTTTATTCCTGACTGTTAAGGACGGACCTAATCGCCAAAAGAACTCCAACTCAAAAATTGAAGTCCGTGCTATCCTGGAGCTATTCAAGATCCCCAATTTCCGATCGGCTGCTTTTGGTTATTTCGGACATATGTGGGAACTCTATACCTTTTGGGCCTTTGTCCCGATCATGCTTGCTTACTACCTGGCCACTAATGAACTCGAGTCTATCAGTATTTCCTTGTGGGCTTTTATCATTATTGGAATTGGGGGTGTGGGCTGTGCCATAGGAGGGCATTTATCTCTTGGCAATCGAAGTAAACAGGTGGCCATAGTGAGTCTGGTCATTTCTGGGCTTTGTTGCCTGGTTCTACCCTTTCTCTTTTCTGCACCTATTGTTGTTTTCCTGCTGGTTATGTTGATTTGGGGAATTTTTGTGATCCCTGATAGTCCCCAATTTTCAACCTTAGTGGCTCAATCATCCCCTTCTGAGTATGTAGCCACTGGGCTTACTATTGTGAACAGCCTGGGATTTGCACTTACTATTGTAAGTATTCAATTAGTGAACCTGATTTGGTCTGCTAATTCAAACCCAATGGTATTCTTGATTATGCTGGTTGGGCCCGTTTTGGGACTGTTAGCTATCTCAAGGTATAAACAGGAGGTAAATGAATACTTCTGA
- a CDS encoding T9SS C-terminal target domain-containing protein, producing the protein MKLFKLACLCTLVLFGILFFIEPPTEQNQLLTPEDGPATGAKLALDYVSLARSYPNFTIPDQGFAQAFEEVQVSNERAKAKGFVNPDWTAMGPINIGGRTLALAIHPDTPDIMFAGSASGGIWKTTSAGVGLNAWEYVSTGFPVLGVAAIAMDPQNPDVMYIGTGESYGTETLMPGVGPVRTTRGSYGIGILRTEDGGETWEKSLDWTVDQRRAVQKIQVNPQNSLSVWAATTEGTYRTLDGGETWELIHNVAMATDIAINPVDTTKVFITNGGQGSIGHGVYRTINGGESFEQVSLSSFGGPISFQGKPVLDMSRSDPDVVVVSIGNSNGAIGAVEEANKTWLMRTEDGGSTWTTEFESNDFYARFQGWYSHAVAIHPTNPDLIWATGQPELLYRSTNGGSNMDTVFANPAQPAGPNDFGDLYPFLSNWADHHDIVFHPQNSNIIYFINDGGIFRTTDGGTTLENCNSGYQTVQFYNGVSNSNTNGSLMLGGLQDNNSIIYEGDLNWRRGWAGDGAWTALNQDNNNIAYLSAQFAQAVKTDDLFTQSQFGDTWARPSFELFPTSEANFIAPFVLSPVDNTTMYMGGERIYKSEDGGDSWFATNSNLNLDGNSMSAMAASHQSVDVVYATSSPKVTRSGVYRTINGGDTWINITNDLPDRFPTDIVVDPNNDEIVYITFAGFESSHLFKSIDGGANWIDIGGGLPDLPTWAVTVDPQFPDHIFVGNEIGVFQSLDGGETWENINGNLPDAVFAMDLVISQSNRMLRVATHGNGAYEMNLPQGSPNEPEYDFPGAIRLGNNYPNPFNPSTIIPYELKQQGQVSLKVYDVNGRLVQTLVDRVQGAGEFYVSFEASELPSGTYFYQLRAGGEVEIGRMLLVK; encoded by the coding sequence ATGAAGCTATTCAAACTTGCCTGCCTTTGTACTCTTGTTCTATTCGGAATTCTCTTTTTTATAGAACCCCCTACTGAACAAAATCAGCTTTTAACTCCTGAAGATGGCCCTGCAACAGGGGCCAAACTTGCCCTGGATTATGTGAGTTTGGCCAGAAGCTATCCCAATTTTACAATTCCGGATCAGGGTTTTGCTCAGGCTTTCGAGGAAGTTCAAGTTTCTAATGAAAGAGCAAAAGCGAAAGGATTTGTGAACCCAGATTGGACAGCTATGGGCCCGATTAACATCGGAGGGAGAACTTTGGCTTTGGCTATTCATCCTGATACTCCTGATATCATGTTTGCAGGCTCGGCTAGCGGAGGGATTTGGAAAACTACTTCGGCCGGAGTTGGACTAAATGCCTGGGAATATGTGAGTACCGGTTTTCCTGTTCTTGGAGTAGCAGCGATAGCGATGGATCCTCAAAATCCAGATGTGATGTACATTGGTACAGGCGAATCTTATGGTACAGAAACTCTCATGCCCGGTGTTGGTCCGGTACGAACTACTCGTGGAAGCTATGGGATAGGAATCCTTAGAACAGAAGATGGAGGTGAAACCTGGGAGAAAAGCCTGGATTGGACCGTTGATCAACGGCGAGCAGTACAGAAAATCCAGGTAAATCCGCAGAATTCATTATCAGTTTGGGCAGCTACTACAGAAGGAACCTACAGAACCTTGGACGGAGGTGAAACCTGGGAGCTTATTCATAATGTGGCTATGGCCACGGATATTGCCATTAATCCTGTTGATACCACTAAGGTATTTATTACGAATGGCGGACAGGGAAGTATTGGTCATGGAGTATATAGAACTATAAATGGTGGGGAGAGCTTTGAGCAGGTGAGCCTGTCTAGCTTTGGCGGGCCGATTAGTTTTCAGGGAAAACCCGTGCTTGATATGTCACGAAGCGACCCTGATGTAGTAGTTGTAAGCATAGGGAATTCGAATGGAGCAATTGGTGCCGTTGAAGAAGCTAACAAAACCTGGCTAATGAGAACAGAAGATGGTGGCTCCACCTGGACTACAGAATTTGAAAGCAATGATTTTTATGCCCGATTTCAAGGATGGTATTCCCATGCAGTAGCCATTCATCCAACTAACCCGGATTTGATCTGGGCTACCGGGCAGCCCGAATTACTATATAGGTCAACTAATGGCGGTAGTAATATGGATACCGTATTTGCTAATCCTGCTCAACCTGCTGGTCCTAACGACTTTGGAGATCTATATCCTTTTTTAAGCAATTGGGCCGACCATCATGATATTGTATTCCATCCCCAAAATTCTAACATCATTTACTTTATAAACGATGGAGGAATTTTTAGAACTACTGATGGAGGTACCACCCTTGAAAATTGTAATTCAGGATACCAGACCGTTCAATTCTATAATGGAGTATCTAACTCCAATACGAATGGCTCATTGATGTTGGGAGGTCTTCAGGACAATAATAGTATTATTTACGAAGGAGATTTAAACTGGAGAAGGGGATGGGCTGGTGATGGTGCATGGACTGCTTTAAACCAGGATAATAATAACATAGCCTATCTTTCTGCTCAATTTGCACAGGCTGTTAAAACGGACGATCTATTTACCCAGTCTCAATTCGGAGATACCTGGGCTCGACCAAGCTTTGAGTTGTTTCCTACTTCAGAAGCTAATTTTATTGCTCCATTTGTATTAAGCCCGGTAGACAATACCACCATGTATATGGGTGGGGAAAGAATTTATAAATCCGAAGATGGTGGCGATTCCTGGTTTGCTACAAATTCAAACCTAAACCTGGATGGAAACTCTATGTCGGCAATGGCTGCTTCCCACCAAAGTGTAGACGTAGTTTATGCTACCTCAAGTCCGAAAGTAACCCGATCGGGAGTATATAGGACAATTAATGGAGGAGATACATGGATAAATATTACTAATGATCTTCCCGACCGTTTCCCTACTGATATTGTGGTAGATCCTAATAATGATGAGATTGTCTACATCACCTTTGCAGGTTTTGAAAGCTCTCATCTTTTCAAATCTATTGATGGAGGGGCTAACTGGATAGATATTGGCGGCGGCTTACCTGATCTGCCTACCTGGGCGGTAACGGTTGACCCACAATTTCCGGATCATATTTTTGTAGGTAATGAAATTGGAGTCTTTCAATCATTAGATGGAGGGGAAACCTGGGAAAACATCAATGGAAATTTGCCCGATGCTGTATTTGCCATGGATTTAGTGATTTCTCAATCAAACAGAATGCTTAGGGTTGCTACCCATGGAAATGGGGCTTATGAAATGAATTTGCCTCAAGGTTCCCCAAATGAACCAGAATACGATTTTCCGGGAGCTATCAGATTAGGGAATAATTACCCAAATCCGTTCAATCCTTCTACCATAATTCCTTATGAACTGAAGCAGCAGGGTCAGGTTAGTTTGAAAGTGTATGATGTAAACGGGAGGTTGGTTCAAACCCTGGTGGATAGGGTACAGGGAGCAGGAGAATTTTATGTTTCTTTTGAAGCTAGCGAACTACCAAGTGGAACTTATTTCTACCAGTTAAGAGCAGGCGGTGAAGTTGAAATAGGTAGGATGTTGCTGGTGAAGTAG
- a CDS encoding DUF456 family protein, producing MELLWIALGVICILIGLVGAFLPVMPGLPFSYAALWILQLSGVAQFSTFFLVAWGVIVVSILVLENVIPMYTTKRFGGSSYGVTGSTIGMIIGTLFFPPVGFFLGTLVGAFVGEFIYKQDANIALKSAWGSFVGFLTGTMIKVVVAAMIAFAFLRAIL from the coding sequence ATGGAACTACTTTGGATTGCCCTCGGTGTTATTTGTATTCTAATCGGTCTAGTCGGTGCTTTTCTTCCGGTTATGCCCGGTTTACCATTCAGTTATGCAGCTCTTTGGATTCTTCAACTTAGTGGAGTTGCACAGTTCTCAACATTCTTCCTGGTTGCATGGGGGGTTATAGTGGTAAGTATTTTAGTGCTTGAAAACGTGATTCCCATGTACACGACAAAAAGGTTTGGTGGCTCTTCCTATGGAGTTACCGGTAGTACCATTGGTATGATAATAGGAACACTTTTCTTCCCGCCAGTAGGCTTTTTCCTTGGCACACTTGTAGGAGCTTTTGTTGGTGAATTCATCTACAAGCAAGATGCTAATATTGCACTTAAATCTGCCTGGGGATCTTTTGTAGGCTTCCTTACAGGAACTATGATTAAAGTAGTAGTAGCAGCTATGATTGCTTTCGCATTCCTAAGAGCAATCTTATAA
- a CDS encoding MFS transporter: MSNPDNGSGATFFGHPRGLATLFFTEMFERFSYYGMRALLILFMTKAIMDGGLGIDDQNAGAIYGLYTMGVYLLALPGGWIADRLLGLKRSVWWGGIIIALGHFTIAIPGFIEVLGMNPAETVTKLDTYPFFLGLILVAAGTGLLKPNVSSVVGSLYPESESAKRDAGFSIFYSGINIGALFGPLIASSLGEGINWHLGFGAAGLFMVFGLIQYRYTEKYLDGIGDAPTFETEDEIAAKNKIVRNLSIALGLSILVIVLAFSGIIPIDAVYIADISGYLIVGSALLFLGYVAFFGGLNDDEKKKVGAIGIVFVFSAMFWSGFEQAGSTLNLFADRFTNREFLGFTIAAGAFQSINALFIIIFAPIFGAMWVWLARKNLEPSSPLKFALGLILLGIGFLVMFFAAKIAASGDLAAPTWLIFTYLFHTFGELSLSPVGLSLTTKLAPKKYYGQMMGVWFMSVSLGNLIAGRIGGEISGESTEALAQMPDQYLMIVYTTVGAGFLLLLLIKPMKKLMGNVH; encoded by the coding sequence ATGTCAAATCCAGACAATGGCTCAGGCGCTACTTTTTTTGGACATCCGCGCGGGTTAGCCACTTTATTCTTTACAGAAATGTTCGAGCGCTTCAGCTACTATGGGATGAGGGCTCTTCTTATCCTTTTCATGACCAAAGCGATCATGGATGGTGGTCTGGGTATTGATGATCAAAATGCGGGGGCAATTTATGGCTTGTACACCATGGGCGTTTATCTATTGGCACTTCCTGGGGGCTGGATAGCCGACAGATTACTCGGTCTCAAAAGATCGGTTTGGTGGGGTGGAATCATAATCGCTCTTGGACACTTTACAATTGCTATTCCTGGTTTCATAGAAGTACTTGGTATGAACCCCGCAGAAACGGTCACAAAACTGGATACTTATCCATTCTTTTTAGGATTGATTTTAGTAGCAGCTGGAACAGGACTTCTAAAGCCTAATGTAAGTTCTGTAGTTGGTTCTCTGTACCCCGAAAGTGAAAGTGCAAAAAGGGATGCCGGCTTTTCTATTTTTTATTCTGGTATCAATATTGGGGCGCTGTTTGGTCCACTTATCGCCAGTTCCTTAGGGGAAGGAATTAACTGGCACTTAGGATTCGGTGCTGCAGGATTGTTTATGGTGTTTGGTTTAATTCAATACCGATATACTGAGAAGTATTTGGATGGAATAGGGGACGCTCCGACATTTGAAACAGAAGATGAGATTGCAGCAAAAAATAAAATTGTTCGCAACCTGTCTATCGCTTTAGGACTCAGTATTTTAGTTATAGTATTGGCATTTTCGGGCATTATACCAATTGATGCGGTGTACATCGCAGATATTTCTGGTTATCTGATTGTTGGCTCAGCCCTCCTTTTCTTAGGGTATGTGGCCTTTTTTGGTGGTCTTAACGATGATGAGAAAAAGAAGGTTGGAGCAATAGGTATTGTATTTGTGTTTTCAGCCATGTTCTGGTCTGGCTTTGAACAAGCAGGGTCAACGCTCAATTTATTTGCCGATCGTTTTACTAACCGTGAATTTTTAGGATTTACTATAGCTGCCGGAGCATTTCAATCTATCAATGCTCTGTTCATTATCATATTTGCCCCAATTTTTGGAGCAATGTGGGTGTGGCTAGCCCGAAAAAACCTGGAACCATCAAGCCCACTTAAATTTGCTCTGGGTCTAATCTTACTTGGTATAGGATTCCTGGTTATGTTCTTCGCTGCAAAAATTGCCGCTTCGGGAGATTTAGCAGCACCAACCTGGTTAATATTTACCTATCTGTTTCACACCTTTGGAGAGCTTAGTTTAAGTCCGGTAGGCTTAAGTCTAACGACAAAGCTTGCCCCTAAGAAATACTATGGACAAATGATGGGTGTTTGGTTTATGTCCGTTTCACTCGGAAACTTAATCGCTGGTCGAATAGGTGGGGAGATTTCCGGTGAAAGCACGGAAGCATTGGCTCAAATGCCAGATCAATATTTAATGATCGTATATACAACTGTAGGTGCAGGTTTCTTACTCTTGTTACTTATCAAACCAATGAAGAAGTTGATGGGTAATGTTCATTAA
- a CDS encoding amidohydrolase, whose product MRIISFLILFLFSTEILAQQTTDNNNKNQAIASIEEMSQDLIQLSDEIWGHAEIAFKEDQSSATLSNFAEKHGFRVTRGVGEIPTAFTAEFGSGEPVIGIMGEFDALPGLSQEAVPYKSPMIENAPGHGCGHNIFGAASLGAAIAIKNLIESGELEGTIRFYGTPAEEKFFGKLWMIRAGLFDDVDVMMDWHPSNRTEADVQSSLALVDFLVEFHGQAAHASSDPWNGRSAGDALELYTDGINMYREHIKPTVRIHYHIQDAGKVVNVVPDYSKIWVRVRDTKRDGMRLVYDRVVEMANGAAIMANVEHEVSLISGIHEVLPNRTGGAVLQANLETLGTIEYTDEEIEFAKAIQRATDKPEVGIDMKIDPMKETAEHPTGGSTDVGDVSFITPTIRLRGTTAPSGTPWHSWAVVATGGMSIGHKGLVYASKALAMTMVDLYENPELRDDIRSEFLERKGDYVYEGMIPAGPPPLDFEQ is encoded by the coding sequence ATGCGAATCATTTCATTCCTTATTCTATTCCTTTTCTCGACAGAAATACTTGCTCAGCAAACCACTGACAATAACAATAAAAACCAGGCGATCGCTTCTATTGAAGAAATGTCTCAAGACTTAATTCAATTAAGCGATGAAATTTGGGGGCATGCAGAAATAGCTTTTAAAGAAGACCAGTCGTCAGCAACTCTTTCTAATTTTGCAGAGAAGCACGGGTTTAGAGTAACACGAGGAGTAGGTGAAATTCCTACCGCTTTTACCGCTGAATTTGGGAGTGGCGAACCTGTTATCGGAATTATGGGTGAGTTTGATGCCCTTCCGGGGCTTTCACAAGAAGCTGTTCCCTATAAATCTCCGATGATTGAAAATGCCCCAGGGCATGGATGTGGGCACAATATTTTTGGAGCTGCATCACTTGGAGCGGCTATCGCTATCAAAAATCTAATTGAAAGCGGAGAACTGGAGGGTACTATTCGTTTCTACGGCACACCAGCAGAAGAGAAGTTTTTTGGAAAGCTTTGGATGATCCGTGCTGGTCTTTTTGATGATGTGGATGTAATGATGGATTGGCACCCCAGTAACAGAACCGAGGCAGATGTGCAAAGCAGTCTGGCTCTGGTCGATTTTTTAGTCGAGTTTCATGGACAGGCTGCCCACGCCTCAAGCGACCCCTGGAATGGGCGTAGCGCCGGGGATGCACTGGAGTTGTATACCGATGGAATTAATATGTATCGTGAGCATATTAAACCAACTGTTCGTATTCATTACCATATACAGGATGCTGGAAAAGTGGTAAACGTAGTACCAGATTATTCCAAAATTTGGGTCAGGGTTCGTGATACCAAACGCGATGGAATGAGGCTGGTGTATGATCGTGTTGTAGAGATGGCAAATGGGGCTGCAATTATGGCTAACGTAGAACATGAAGTTTCGCTCATCTCAGGAATACATGAAGTACTTCCTAACAGAACCGGAGGTGCAGTACTACAGGCAAACCTGGAAACACTTGGAACCATAGAATACACCGATGAAGAGATTGAGTTTGCTAAAGCTATTCAGCGAGCTACCGATAAACCTGAGGTAGGAATTGATATGAAGATCGATCCAATGAAGGAGACGGCCGAACATCCTACAGGGGGGTCAACCGATGTTGGTGATGTAAGCTTTATTACGCCTACTATTCGGTTAAGAGGAACTACAGCCCCATCCGGAACACCCTGGCATTCATGGGCAGTAGTAGCTACCGGAGGAATGTCGATTGGGCATAAAGGACTGGTTTATGCTTCCAAAGCATTAGCAATGACCATGGTTGATCTCTATGAAAATCCAGAACTAAGAGATGATATCCGTTCCGAGTTTTTAGAACGAAAAGGGGACTATGTATATGAAGGAATGATCCCAGCTGGACCACCACCTTTGGATTTTGAGCAGTAA
- the mnmE gene encoding tRNA uridine-5-carboxymethylaminomethyl(34) synthesis GTPase MnmE: MHSEIHEAHPITAIATPIGEGGIAVIRISGKDSIAIVDKAFIGKNLSEQVSHTVHFGKIIDEKGLPVDEVLVTVFHSPTSYTGEETVEISCHGGVLITQKVLETILALGVKAAEAGEFTQRAFLNGKLELDQAEAVADLIHAKSLKAIDAANQQLEGKLGEHVKQFRQQIIDATAMIELELDFIEEDVEFANKEQLRNLLEAVDKELGNLLNTYEAGRLIKDGIKVVFIGRPNAGKSTLLNTLIGSERAIVTDIAGTTRDTIDADWNFDGLLFKLIDTAGLRETEDIVEAEGVKRSQNAFEAADLAIYLKELNTPFDEVERREIAALQQKAGETPFILLGTKADIEIERESRIVFDLKISAANGDGIDRLKKLLKNRALENKHYDASSILVTSTRHRDGLQKAKDHVQAALIGLNQNLTGDFLSIDLRAALNELGTITGEITNEHILDSIFSRFCIGK, encoded by the coding sequence ATGCACAGCGAAATACATGAAGCACACCCAATAACTGCAATAGCCACACCGATAGGTGAAGGGGGGATAGCGGTTATTCGGATTTCGGGGAAAGATTCTATTGCAATAGTTGACAAGGCTTTCATAGGCAAAAACCTTTCTGAACAGGTATCACATACGGTTCATTTTGGCAAAATAATAGATGAAAAAGGGTTACCTGTTGATGAGGTCCTGGTAACTGTATTTCACTCACCTACCTCATATACAGGTGAAGAAACGGTAGAAATATCCTGCCATGGCGGGGTGCTTATTACTCAAAAGGTTTTAGAAACCATTCTAGCATTGGGCGTTAAAGCAGCGGAAGCCGGGGAGTTTACCCAACGTGCTTTTTTAAACGGGAAACTTGAATTAGATCAAGCAGAGGCAGTAGCAGATTTAATTCATGCTAAAAGTCTTAAAGCAATAGATGCAGCAAACCAACAACTAGAAGGAAAGCTTGGGGAGCATGTGAAACAGTTTCGCCAGCAAATTATTGATGCGACTGCAATGATTGAGCTTGAGCTCGATTTTATTGAAGAAGACGTTGAGTTTGCCAATAAGGAACAACTCAGAAATTTACTTGAAGCAGTAGATAAAGAGTTAGGGAATCTGTTGAATACATATGAAGCTGGTCGCCTTATTAAAGATGGAATAAAGGTAGTATTTATAGGGCGCCCTAATGCCGGGAAGTCTACACTGCTAAATACATTAATTGGTAGTGAACGGGCAATTGTAACTGATATAGCCGGAACTACCCGAGACACCATAGATGCTGACTGGAATTTTGACGGACTCTTATTCAAGCTAATTGATACTGCGGGCCTAAGGGAAACAGAGGACATAGTAGAAGCGGAGGGAGTAAAACGATCACAGAATGCTTTTGAAGCTGCTGATCTGGCTATTTATCTAAAAGAGCTTAACACTCCGTTTGATGAGGTGGAAAGAAGGGAAATCGCCGCACTTCAGCAAAAAGCAGGAGAAACACCATTTATACTACTTGGTACAAAAGCGGATATCGAAATTGAGAGGGAAAGCAGGATTGTTTTTGATTTAAAAATTTCAGCAGCCAATGGAGATGGAATTGATCGACTAAAAAAGCTGCTCAAGAACCGAGCGCTTGAAAACAAGCACTATGATGCAAGCAGTATACTGGTTACCTCAACTCGTCATCGAGACGGTCTTCAAAAAGCGAAAGACCATGTTCAAGCCGCTTTAATAGGGTTGAATCAGAATCTCACTGGTGACTTTTTATCGATCGACTTAAGAGCAGCCCTTAACGAATTGGGAACAATTACCGGGGAGATTACAAACGAGCATATTCTGGACTCTATCTTTTCTCGCTTTTGTATAGGCAAATAA